In Paenibacillus sp. 1781tsa1, one DNA window encodes the following:
- the ftsH gene encoding ATP-dependent zinc metalloprotease FtsH, with amino-acid sequence MNRFIRNSGFYLILFLVVVGIVQFVSNGGEATDNPRYDQLRAAIKANNVSELTVQFNGQTYLVTGQYKKAPDGAKSENFSTYIPPTDEAISELVAASETNNFQYHQEPMKGDSIWLTLLTSFIPLIIMFLLFFFLFNQAQGGGGKVMNFGKSRARLYNEEKKRVTFEDVAGADEEKQELVEVVDFLKDPRKFAAVGARIPKGVLLVGPPGTGKTLLARAVAGEAGVPFFSISGSDFVEMFVGVGASRVRDLFENAKKNAPCIIFIDEIDAVGRQRGAGLGGGHDEREQTLNQLLVEMDGFGANEGIIIVAATNRADILDPALLRPGRFDRQITVDRPDVRGREAVLKVHSRNKPLTKDVKMDIIAKRTTGFSGADLENLLNEAALLAARRNRKDISMKEVDEAIDRVIVGTEKKSRVISDREKRIVAYHEAGHTIVGYFLEHADMVHKVTIIPRGRAGGYVIMLPKEDRMLVTKQELLDKVTGLLGGRVAEELFIGEIGTGAYSDFQQATGIVRSMVMEYGMSEKLGPMQFGSSQGQVFLGRDIGHEQNYSDSIAYEIDQEMQRFINECYEKCKDLLVKHSKEMHLIAQTLLEVETLEMDQIKQLIETGSLTPKAENDNDGEGTPTEGGEPIIDNIGDVRVRIQGKDETPEPPAGDIPNEAPNLEKGNNNNPDDGGTKPTS; translated from the coding sequence AGTTGCGTGCAGCGATCAAAGCCAACAATGTCTCTGAATTGACGGTTCAATTCAACGGTCAAACGTATCTCGTGACCGGTCAATACAAGAAGGCACCTGATGGCGCCAAATCAGAAAATTTCTCAACGTATATTCCTCCTACGGATGAGGCAATTAGTGAGCTTGTAGCTGCAAGTGAAACTAACAATTTCCAATATCATCAGGAGCCAATGAAAGGTGACAGCATCTGGTTGACGTTGCTGACTTCCTTTATTCCTTTGATCATTATGTTCCTGCTGTTCTTCTTCCTGTTTAATCAGGCTCAAGGCGGCGGCGGTAAAGTAATGAACTTTGGTAAAAGCCGTGCTCGTCTCTATAACGAAGAGAAGAAGCGGGTTACATTTGAAGATGTTGCGGGTGCTGACGAAGAGAAACAGGAACTTGTTGAGGTTGTAGACTTCCTCAAGGACCCTCGTAAATTCGCAGCAGTAGGTGCACGGATTCCTAAGGGCGTATTGCTCGTAGGTCCTCCAGGTACAGGTAAAACGTTGCTCGCTCGTGCCGTAGCCGGTGAAGCGGGTGTACCATTCTTTAGTATTTCAGGTTCCGACTTCGTTGAAATGTTTGTCGGTGTCGGTGCATCACGTGTACGTGATTTGTTTGAAAATGCGAAGAAAAATGCGCCATGTATCATCTTTATCGATGAGATTGATGCTGTAGGACGTCAGCGTGGTGCTGGTCTTGGTGGTGGTCACGATGAGCGTGAGCAAACACTCAACCAGTTGCTCGTTGAAATGGACGGTTTCGGAGCTAACGAAGGTATTATCATCGTAGCTGCAACGAACCGTGCAGATATTTTGGACCCTGCCTTGCTGCGTCCAGGACGTTTTGACCGTCAAATTACGGTTGACCGCCCTGATGTAAGAGGTCGTGAAGCTGTCCTGAAAGTACATTCCCGTAATAAACCACTGACTAAAGATGTGAAGATGGATATTATCGCGAAGCGTACAACAGGTTTCTCTGGTGCAGATTTGGAGAATCTCTTGAACGAAGCGGCATTGCTAGCAGCACGTCGTAATCGTAAAGATATTTCCATGAAAGAAGTTGACGAAGCGATTGACCGTGTCATCGTTGGTACGGAGAAGAAAAGCCGTGTCATCAGTGATCGTGAGAAACGAATCGTTGCTTATCACGAAGCAGGCCATACCATTGTAGGATACTTCCTGGAACATGCTGATATGGTACATAAAGTGACCATTATCCCGCGTGGACGTGCGGGTGGATATGTAATCATGTTGCCAAAAGAAGACCGTATGCTGGTTACCAAGCAGGAACTGTTGGATAAAGTAACCGGACTTCTCGGAGGTCGTGTAGCTGAAGAATTGTTCATCGGAGAGATTGGTACTGGTGCATACAGTGACTTCCAGCAAGCGACAGGTATTGTTCGCAGCATGGTTATGGAATACGGTATGAGTGAGAAATTGGGACCTATGCAATTCGGAAGTTCACAAGGCCAGGTATTCCTTGGTCGGGATATCGGTCATGAACAGAATTACTCGGATTCCATTGCGTATGAGATTGATCAGGAAATGCAACGCTTTATCAATGAATGTTATGAGAAATGTAAGGACTTGCTTGTTAAACATTCAAAAGAGATGCATCTGATCGCTCAAACTTTGCTTGAGGTAGAGACTTTGGAAATGGATCAGATCAAGCAATTGATCGAAACTGGTTCCTTAACTCCAAAAGCAGAGAACGACAATGATGGTGAAGGCACACCAACTGAAGGCGGAGAGCCAATCATCGACAACATCGGTGATGTGCGTGTCCGTATTCAAGGTAAAGATGAAACGCCTGAGCCACCAGCCGGAGATATTCCAAACGAAGCTCCGAATCTGGAAAAAGGTAATAACAATAACCCGGATGATGGCGGAACGAAGCCAACGTCTTAA
- the nadA gene encoding quinolinate synthase NadA, with protein sequence MEALALERKAEMNRELRERLMELKKERNAIILAHYYQRDEVQEVADFRGDSFLLAQKAAQTDADVIVFCGVHFMGESAKILAPNKTVIIPDERAGCPMADMVNVDGLRRLKAQHPNAKVVTYINSSAEIKAETDICCTSANAVRVIQSVDSDEIIWVPDKNLGHYVQQHTDKKMIIWEGYCNTHDMLTVKDVVEMRAKHPNAEFVVHPECRPEVVEMGDFVGSTTAILEYCKNSSAKEFIVGTEDGTGYQLRLDSPDKQFHFATKFLVCPNMKVNNLKKLVKCLETMKPQIYVPPAVADKARESLERMLLVK encoded by the coding sequence GTGGAAGCTCTGGCTTTAGAGCGCAAGGCTGAGATGAACCGCGAGCTGCGTGAGCGGCTGATGGAATTGAAGAAGGAACGTAATGCCATTATTCTTGCCCATTATTATCAACGTGATGAAGTACAGGAGGTTGCTGACTTCCGCGGAGATTCGTTTCTGTTAGCCCAGAAGGCAGCACAAACAGATGCCGATGTGATTGTTTTCTGTGGTGTTCATTTTATGGGTGAAAGCGCTAAAATTTTGGCGCCGAACAAAACAGTTATTATTCCGGATGAACGTGCGGGCTGCCCGATGGCAGATATGGTGAACGTGGATGGACTACGCAGATTGAAAGCACAACACCCTAACGCCAAGGTTGTTACTTATATCAATTCCTCGGCTGAGATTAAGGCTGAGACTGACATCTGTTGTACTTCAGCGAATGCGGTTCGGGTTATTCAATCAGTGGATTCCGACGAAATTATCTGGGTACCTGATAAAAATTTGGGACATTATGTGCAGCAGCATACAGACAAGAAAATGATTATCTGGGAAGGTTACTGCAACACGCATGATATGCTCACAGTCAAAGATGTGGTGGAAATGCGAGCCAAGCATCCAAATGCAGAGTTTGTTGTTCATCCAGAGTGTCGACCTGAGGTTGTAGAGATGGGTGATTTTGTAGGTAGCACAACAGCTATTCTGGAGTATTGCAAAAATTCATCAGCGAAGGAATTTATCGTAGGTACCGAAGATGGTACAGGATATCAGCTTCGTCTGGATAGTCCGGATAAACAGTTCCACTTTGCTACCAAGTTTCTTGTATGTCCCAATATGAAGGTGAACAACTTGAAGAAACTGGTGAAATGCCTGGAAACGATGAAGCCGCAAATCTACGTGCCACCGGCTGTTGCCGACAAAGCCAGAGAATCACTAGAGCGCATGTTGTTGGTAAAATAG
- the nadB gene encoding L-aspartate oxidase, which produces MIPQYLVDFDLSALPMVETDVLVIGSGIAGLFTAIKASEQQRVLMITKKSLLESNTRYAQGGIAAVIAEDDSPAYHLQDTLVAGAGLCRSEAVEVLVNEGPDGVKELIRLGTLFDLENGELALTQEGAHSHRRILHANGDATGYEIVRALAVEVNEHPGIEVWDEHFVVDLITERGECIGALVQKDDGSQVFVKAQATVLCSGGAGQLYRYTTNPDVATADGVAMAYRAGAIVRDMEFIQFHPTSLCYPGAPRFLVSEAVRGEGAYLRNVKGERFMDRYHAQLELAPRDIVARAIVSEMESTNSTFVYLDITHEQPEMIKHRFPTIYETCMRYGLDMTTDWIPVAPAAHYMMGGVKTDLSGESSISRLFACGEVSSTGVHGANRLASNSLSEAIVFGRRIVDRIQSLPQLGSLQVRAGAPSSGTMNSKINKIMEEQKPISERRLRLQKMMVRQVGLRRKGEDLQKAMDKLQQELQFFDQTLTHKEELEYANLLTCAWLVTSGALHREESRGAHYREDFPARDDNVWQKHSLQQREQAIVEELMS; this is translated from the coding sequence ATGATACCGCAATATTTAGTTGATTTTGATCTGTCTGCGCTACCCATGGTAGAGACGGATGTATTGGTTATAGGCTCAGGGATTGCTGGTTTGTTTACTGCCATTAAGGCAAGTGAACAACAACGTGTATTAATGATCACGAAGAAGTCATTACTTGAAAGTAACACCAGATATGCGCAGGGAGGAATCGCTGCGGTTATTGCTGAGGATGATTCACCTGCATACCACTTGCAGGACACACTTGTTGCAGGAGCGGGCTTATGCCGCTCCGAGGCGGTAGAGGTATTGGTGAATGAGGGTCCGGACGGAGTGAAGGAACTGATTCGTTTAGGTACTTTGTTTGATCTGGAGAACGGCGAGTTGGCATTGACGCAGGAAGGTGCGCATAGCCACCGCCGTATTTTGCATGCCAACGGGGATGCCACGGGATATGAGATTGTACGTGCACTTGCTGTCGAAGTGAATGAGCATCCTGGGATTGAAGTATGGGATGAGCATTTTGTTGTTGACCTGATTACAGAGCGAGGGGAATGCATTGGCGCACTGGTTCAGAAGGATGACGGATCGCAAGTATTCGTGAAGGCACAGGCAACCGTTCTTTGCTCTGGTGGGGCAGGACAATTATACCGATACACAACGAACCCCGACGTAGCTACTGCCGATGGTGTAGCGATGGCTTATCGGGCTGGTGCTATCGTGCGTGACATGGAATTCATCCAATTTCATCCCACCTCTCTTTGTTACCCGGGGGCCCCGCGTTTTCTTGTGTCAGAAGCAGTACGCGGCGAAGGAGCATATCTGCGCAATGTGAAGGGCGAACGCTTCATGGATCGTTATCATGCCCAGCTTGAACTAGCACCACGCGATATCGTGGCACGAGCGATTGTTAGTGAGATGGAGTCCACCAACAGTACCTTTGTGTATTTGGACATTACGCATGAACAGCCAGAGATGATCAAGCATCGGTTCCCTACCATATATGAGACTTGTATGCGTTATGGATTAGACATGACAACGGACTGGATTCCCGTTGCACCTGCTGCCCATTACATGATGGGTGGAGTGAAAACGGATTTGAGTGGAGAGAGCAGCATCTCTCGATTATTTGCTTGTGGCGAGGTGTCTTCTACAGGAGTACATGGAGCTAACCGCCTGGCAAGCAACTCTTTATCAGAAGCGATTGTATTTGGGCGGAGAATTGTTGATCGTATTCAATCTCTTCCTCAGCTTGGTTCATTACAAGTAAGAGCGGGTGCGCCTTCATCTGGAACCATGAATAGCAAGATCAACAAGATCATGGAAGAGCAAAAGCCGATATCCGAAAGACGCTTACGATTACAGAAAATGATGGTTCGTCAGGTAGGCTTGCGCCGGAAAGGTGAGGACCTGCAGAAGGCCATGGACAAGTTGCAACAGGAATTGCAATTTTTTGATCAGACACTCACTCATAAGGAAGAGCTGGAGTATGCCAATCTTCTGACCTGTGCCTGGTTAGTTACAAGCGGAGCATTACACCGCGAGGAGAGTCGGGGGGCTCACTATCGTGAGGATTTCCCGGCACGTGATGATAACGTGTGGCAGAAGCATAGTCTGCAGCAGCGAGAACAAGCGATTGTGGAGGAATTGATGTCATGA
- the nadC gene encoding carboxylating nicotinate-nucleotide diphosphorylase, with the protein MILNGYNEGLIESIKNWLREDVGAGDVTTSVTIPAGNQSKAIIHAKDNGIIAGMTVAELVFQVVDPDLVFTPKVTDGDKVTHGTILAEVEGSTHSLLTGERLALNLLQRMSGIATRTRAYVDVLDGLETRLVDTRKTTPGHRLLEKYAVRVGGGANHRFGLYDAVMIKDNHIKGAGGITEAVQRARTVIPHTMTIEVETENLEQVREALQAGADIIMLDNMHPERMREAVELIREQAPHVKVEASGNVSLQTIRGIAESGVDVISVGRLTYSFESLDISLDLNEKKEG; encoded by the coding sequence ATGATACTGAACGGATATAATGAAGGGCTTATCGAATCAATCAAAAACTGGCTTCGTGAAGATGTTGGTGCAGGCGACGTTACAACGAGTGTGACGATCCCAGCAGGCAACCAATCCAAGGCCATTATACACGCCAAAGACAATGGTATTATTGCAGGCATGACTGTGGCTGAGCTGGTATTTCAGGTCGTTGATCCCGATCTTGTATTTACACCCAAGGTAACAGACGGAGACAAGGTTACCCACGGCACGATTTTGGCCGAGGTAGAGGGAAGTACACATTCACTGCTTACGGGGGAACGTTTGGCACTCAATTTGCTGCAACGTATGTCCGGAATTGCTACGCGTACGCGTGCCTACGTAGATGTGCTGGATGGTCTTGAGACCAGGCTCGTGGATACACGTAAGACAACGCCGGGTCACCGATTACTTGAGAAATACGCAGTGCGCGTGGGTGGCGGAGCGAATCATCGATTTGGACTGTACGATGCTGTTATGATTAAGGATAACCACATCAAGGGTGCAGGCGGAATCACCGAGGCGGTACAGCGTGCCAGAACTGTTATTCCACATACGATGACAATTGAAGTGGAGACTGAAAATCTGGAGCAGGTGAGAGAAGCCTTGCAAGCCGGGGCAGATATCATTATGCTGGATAACATGCATCCAGAGCGGATGCGTGAAGCGGTTGAGCTTATACGTGAACAGGCTCCTCATGTGAAGGTTGAAGCATCCGGTAACGTATCCCTCCAGACCATTCGTGGTATTGCAGAGAGTGGTGTGGATGTAATTTCGGTTGGCAGGTTAACCTATTCTTTTGAGAGCCTGGATATCAGCCTGGATTTAAATGAAAAGAAAGAGGGGTGA
- a CDS encoding type III pantothenate kinase: MILVVDVGNSNMVLGVYQGRELLHHFRLSTSRQSTVDEYGVLIYNLFHMSGIRASDIEGVIISSVVPPLVNVIEAMCEKYVGKKALLVGPGIKTGLNLRYENPREVGADRIVNAVAAVEKYGGPLVVVDFGTATTFDCIDEKGHYLGGAIVPGIQIATEALYERASKLPRIELEKPKKVIGRNTIHAMQAGIIFGYAGQVDGIVERIREEMGAKPRVIATGGLATLIAEETRSIEEVDPLLTLEGLRIIYERNRER; encoded by the coding sequence TTGATTCTAGTTGTAGACGTGGGGAACAGCAATATGGTGCTCGGTGTATATCAAGGCCGGGAATTGCTGCACCACTTTCGTCTGAGTACATCCCGTCAGTCAACAGTGGATGAATACGGCGTATTGATTTATAATTTATTTCATATGTCCGGCATCAGGGCAAGTGACATCGAAGGTGTCATCATCTCATCTGTGGTTCCGCCACTGGTGAATGTCATCGAAGCGATGTGTGAGAAATATGTAGGCAAAAAAGCTTTACTCGTCGGGCCTGGCATCAAAACTGGCTTGAACCTGCGATACGAGAACCCTCGTGAAGTGGGTGCAGATCGTATTGTTAATGCAGTGGCAGCCGTTGAGAAATATGGCGGCCCTCTCGTTGTGGTCGATTTCGGTACCGCAACGACTTTTGACTGTATTGACGAGAAAGGTCACTACCTGGGGGGAGCTATTGTACCTGGCATTCAGATCGCCACTGAAGCGCTCTATGAGCGGGCATCCAAGCTGCCGCGTATAGAGCTGGAGAAACCTAAAAAGGTCATTGGCCGTAATACTATTCATGCCATGCAAGCAGGTATTATATTTGGCTATGCAGGGCAGGTAGACGGTATTGTAGAACGCATTCGCGAGGAGATGGGTGCGAAGCCCAGAGTTATCGCGACGGGTGGTCTCGCTACACTTATCGCAGAAGAAACCCGTAGTATAGAGGAAGTTGATCCGCTGCTTACGCTTGAAGGGCTGCGTATTATATATGAGCGGAACCGGGAAAGGTGA
- the hslO gene encoding Hsp33 family molecular chaperone HslO has translation MAIRQRRLNDLENNNKHDRLIRGTAMNGKVRAFAVQTTELVEELRRRHDTFPTATAAMGRTVTTAAIMGAMLKGEEKLTVQVNGDGPIGQIVADANAKGEVRGYVSNPHVHLPSNSVGKLDVAGAVGTEGFINITKDLGLKEPYRGSVPIISGELGEDFTYYFAQSEQTPSAVGVGVLVDTDNSVIVAGGFIMQLLPGLTDQEITAIENAISTLPPVTTLLEQGLELEELLRRLLPDVQVMEGLDIHFSCECSRERVEKTLISLGQTEMEQLIEEEGRAEVVCQFCNEAYDFNKEQLETILEQAKN, from the coding sequence ATGGCGATACGCCAAAGGAGGCTGAATGACTTGGAAAACAACAACAAGCATGACCGGTTAATTCGTGGTACAGCAATGAATGGAAAGGTAAGAGCCTTTGCTGTCCAAACTACAGAACTGGTTGAGGAACTACGCAGAAGACATGATACGTTTCCCACGGCTACAGCTGCCATGGGGCGTACGGTTACAACAGCAGCCATTATGGGTGCAATGCTCAAAGGTGAAGAGAAGTTAACGGTACAAGTCAACGGCGATGGGCCAATCGGACAGATTGTAGCCGATGCCAATGCCAAAGGCGAAGTACGAGGATATGTTTCTAATCCGCATGTACATCTGCCAAGCAATAGTGTGGGGAAACTGGACGTTGCCGGCGCGGTTGGAACGGAAGGTTTCATTAACATAACGAAGGATCTGGGATTGAAAGAGCCATATCGTGGCAGTGTGCCTATTATTTCAGGAGAACTGGGTGAAGACTTCACGTACTACTTTGCTCAATCGGAGCAAACACCTTCTGCTGTAGGCGTTGGTGTGCTCGTTGATACAGATAATTCAGTTATTGTCGCAGGCGGATTCATTATGCAACTGTTGCCGGGATTGACAGATCAAGAGATCACGGCGATCGAAAACGCCATCAGTACGTTGCCGCCAGTGACGACGTTACTGGAGCAGGGGCTTGAATTGGAAGAGTTGCTTCGCCGATTGTTGCCAGATGTACAAGTGATGGAAGGATTGGATATTCATTTTAGCTGTGAGTGTTCACGTGAGCGGGTAGAGAAGACGCTAATCAGTCTGGGCCAAACGGAGATGGAGCAATTAATTGAAGAAGAGGGCCGAGCTGAAGTCGTTTGCCAATTCTGTAATGAAGCCTATGACTTTAACAAAGAACAACTTGAGACCATCCTAGAGCAAGCCAAGAACTGA
- a CDS encoding peptidyl-prolyl cis-trans isomerase → MTRQEKGLWTAVIVLTLGMLVMGTVMAMHGLRQGKDEADASHDANTEEGSTVATINGEVITDKEWTDALKRRYGSELLLQMLNRKAVYAEAIERKLIVTPQEIARELAAAMDGYDSEKAYYDEMKSQLGLSKQELELEAGYRLLLEKIATIGIQIKDADIEHYWTEHREDYVSPEKYDLSIIVVKEEEEADSLLDALEKGEDFEEAARRQSTDSFSRDAGGRLGWIERNDPFQPKELLQLAAGLDVGDIAGPVRVEEGYAIIRLNDKEDQQVQSAEEVREEIRMQLALSQADPLPQVEQMLRNKYEAVILSEIPAS, encoded by the coding sequence ATGACAAGACAGGAAAAAGGGTTGTGGACGGCTGTCATTGTCTTGACGCTGGGCATGCTGGTCATGGGTACGGTGATGGCTATGCATGGTCTCAGACAGGGCAAAGACGAGGCAGATGCATCCCATGATGCCAATACGGAAGAAGGAAGCACCGTAGCGACGATCAACGGAGAAGTGATCACGGATAAAGAGTGGACCGATGCGCTAAAACGACGTTACGGCAGTGAGTTATTACTTCAGATGTTAAACCGTAAAGCAGTATACGCCGAAGCAATTGAACGCAAGCTGATCGTCACTCCCCAAGAGATTGCAAGAGAACTTGCGGCCGCGATGGATGGGTACGATTCAGAGAAAGCGTATTATGACGAAATGAAGTCTCAATTGGGCCTGTCGAAACAGGAACTTGAATTGGAAGCCGGCTATAGACTGCTGCTGGAGAAAATCGCAACGATCGGCATACAGATCAAGGATGCAGATATTGAGCATTACTGGACTGAACACCGTGAGGATTACGTTTCCCCTGAGAAATATGACTTGTCCATCATCGTAGTGAAGGAAGAAGAGGAAGCCGATTCCTTACTGGATGCGTTGGAGAAGGGGGAAGACTTTGAAGAAGCTGCCCGCAGGCAATCGACAGACAGCTTCTCTCGTGATGCTGGTGGCAGGCTGGGCTGGATTGAGCGGAATGATCCATTCCAGCCAAAAGAACTCCTTCAACTCGCTGCCGGGCTGGATGTAGGCGATATTGCCGGTCCGGTTCGAGTGGAAGAAGGTTATGCAATTATCAGACTCAATGATAAAGAAGACCAACAGGTGCAATCGGCCGAAGAGGTCCGTGAGGAGATTCGAATGCAGCTGGCTCTGAGTCAGGCAGATCCCTTGCCACAGGTGGAGCAAATGCTGCGTAACAAGTATGAAGCCGTAATCCTGTCCGAGATTCCTGCCTCCTGA
- the cysK gene encoding cysteine synthase A, producing MAKVVNNVTELIGGTPLVRLNRIVPEGSAEVFVKLEYQNPGSSVKDRIAISIVEEAEKEGKLKPGDTIIEATSGNTGIGLAMVAAAKGYKSVIVMPETMSLERRNLLRAYGAELVLTPGAEGMNGAVKKAEELLKENPSYFMAEQFKNKANVKIHRETTGPEIVEAIQSVGGTLDAFVAGIGTGGTITGTGEVLKEAFPGIKIVAVEPAASPILAGGKPGPHKIQGIGANFIPEILDQEIYDEIIHIENDDAFETARQVAKEEGILSGISSGAAIRAGLQVAKQLGAGKRVVVIVPSNGERYLSTPLYNFEG from the coding sequence ATGGCTAAAGTAGTTAATAACGTAACAGAACTCATCGGAGGTACTCCGCTTGTTCGTCTGAACCGTATCGTACCTGAAGGCAGTGCTGAAGTATTCGTGAAGCTGGAGTATCAGAATCCAGGTTCAAGCGTGAAAGACCGTATCGCAATTAGCATTGTGGAAGAAGCGGAAAAAGAAGGCAAGCTGAAACCAGGTGATACCATTATCGAAGCAACAAGTGGTAACACGGGAATCGGACTCGCGATGGTGGCTGCAGCCAAAGGCTACAAGTCCGTTATTGTAATGCCTGAGACGATGAGCTTGGAGCGTCGCAACTTGCTTCGTGCGTATGGTGCTGAGCTTGTGCTTACACCTGGAGCTGAAGGTATGAACGGTGCTGTTAAAAAAGCCGAAGAACTGCTGAAAGAAAACCCATCTTATTTCATGGCTGAGCAATTTAAAAATAAAGCCAACGTGAAGATCCACCGTGAAACGACTGGCCCTGAGATTGTTGAAGCAATTCAATCTGTGGGTGGTACGTTGGATGCTTTCGTTGCAGGAATTGGTACAGGCGGAACAATTACAGGTACAGGCGAAGTGCTGAAAGAAGCTTTCCCTGGTATTAAAATTGTTGCAGTTGAACCAGCTGCTTCGCCAATTCTCGCAGGCGGCAAACCAGGACCTCATAAGATTCAAGGAATTGGTGCCAACTTTATTCCTGAGATCCTCGACCAGGAAATTTATGATGAGATCATCCACATTGAGAATGATGATGCATTCGAGACGGCTCGTCAGGTAGCGAAGGAAGAGGGTATCCTATCCGGTATTTCTTCCGGTGCAGCGATCCGTGCAGGTCTTCAGGTTGCGAAACAATTGGGCGCGGGCAAACGCGTTGTTGTAATCGTGCCAAGTAACGGCGAACGTTACCTCAGCACACCGCTTTACAACTTCGAAGGCTAA
- a CDS encoding anthranilate synthase component I family protein, whose amino-acid sequence MTHLMTTYADWMEWAEQGWTMLPYITKSDEGPYHGGLPLSWEAAWEQASPYAMVLENGKGGRYTFLGLDPVSVISGKGQEAVIRNVPEGTTSTDSGKPLDVLKRWTAPYRAPKVTGAPDFGGGYAGYLSYDVARSLEKLPALAEDNPALPDYWWMRFEEIWAYDHQQEALFCMVHLAIEPNLNETDVRGLYAVAEARAIAMQQRWLHIMGVAQAEEQMQALERRNKQVNRTPQPEDAARESEGWATSFPQEDFEQAVRTVQEYIRQGDVFQVNLSLRQEKRLHSSAEHIYEWLRLVNPSPYMGMLRSPDFQLVSGSPELLVKVENGKVSARPIAGTRRRGRDEAEDKAMADELLGSEKERAEHIMLVDLERNDIGRIAAYGSVHVPELMTIEKYSHVMHLVSQVEGRLAEGLSVFDVIAATFPGGTITGAPKVRTMEIIEELEPVRRGPYTGSIGWIDYSGNMELNIVIRTLAIKDGIGYVQAGAGIVIDSDPYREYKECRNKARAMMRAVNYSEEAEASRAIEQEQAERTEAIKK is encoded by the coding sequence ATGACACACCTGATGACAACATACGCCGACTGGATGGAGTGGGCTGAGCAAGGCTGGACCATGTTGCCCTATATCACCAAGTCGGATGAGGGGCCGTATCATGGCGGTTTACCGTTATCGTGGGAGGCAGCCTGGGAACAGGCGTCACCATACGCAATGGTGTTGGAGAATGGCAAAGGCGGAAGATATACATTTCTGGGACTAGACCCCGTATCCGTTATTTCCGGGAAGGGTCAGGAAGCGGTTATTCGCAATGTTCCGGAAGGGACCACCTCGACGGACAGCGGCAAGCCGCTTGATGTATTGAAGAGATGGACAGCCCCTTATCGTGCACCTAAAGTTACTGGAGCTCCAGACTTTGGGGGTGGATACGCAGGTTATCTCAGCTATGATGTGGCGAGATCGTTGGAGAAGCTTCCAGCCTTGGCTGAAGATAACCCGGCTCTGCCGGATTATTGGTGGATGCGTTTTGAAGAAATATGGGCGTATGACCATCAGCAAGAGGCACTTTTCTGCATGGTTCACCTGGCTATAGAACCTAATCTGAACGAAACCGATGTCCGTGGTCTATATGCAGTAGCCGAGGCACGGGCGATAGCGATGCAGCAACGATGGCTTCATATTATGGGGGTTGCACAGGCCGAGGAACAAATGCAGGCACTGGAACGCCGCAACAAGCAGGTCAATCGTACACCGCAGCCTGAAGATGCGGCAAGGGAATCCGAAGGGTGGGCGACCTCCTTCCCACAGGAGGACTTTGAACAGGCTGTACGCACAGTACAGGAATATATCAGACAGGGCGATGTGTTCCAGGTGAATCTGTCCTTGAGACAGGAAAAGCGGCTTCATTCGAGCGCTGAGCATATTTATGAATGGTTGCGCCTCGTGAATCCATCACCGTATATGGGTATGCTTCGTAGTCCAGACTTTCAACTGGTAAGCGGATCTCCCGAACTTCTGGTCAAAGTGGAGAACGGTAAAGTCAGTGCACGTCCCATCGCGGGGACCCGAAGAAGGGGCCGTGATGAGGCAGAGGATAAGGCTATGGCGGATGAACTGCTGGGTAGTGAGAAGGAACGGGCGGAGCATATTATGCTCGTCGATCTGGAACGTAACGATATCGGACGGATTGCAGCCTACGGTTCGGTTCATGTGCCTGAATTGATGACCATCGAGAAGTATTCCCATGTCATGCATCTCGTTTCCCAGGTGGAAGGCAGACTGGCAGAAGGGTTATCCGTATTTGATGTGATTGCTGCGACATTCCCGGGTGGAACGATTACAGGAGCGCCCAAAGTCCGCACCATGGAGATTATTGAGGAGCTTGAGCCTGTGCGTCGTGGACCTTATACGGGTTCCATCGGGTGGATAGATTACAGTGGAAATATGGAATTGAACATCGTCATTCGTACCCTTGCCATTAAGGATGGTATTGGTTATGTACAAGCCGGTGCAGGCATTGTCATTGATTCCGATCCATATCGGGAATACAAGGAATGCCGCAACAAGGCAAGAGCGATGATGAGAGCTGTGAATTACAGCGAAGAGGCAGAAGCAAGCAGAGCTATTGAACAAGAACAAGCGGAGCGAACAGAAGCGATTAAAAAATAA